One window of Mucilaginibacter inviolabilis genomic DNA carries:
- a CDS encoding prealbumin-like fold domain-containing protein, which translates to MKTIPLMLAFTLFTFIARGQYVQPERNDTTYIYPQTKFDSVVAINALGRGASTIKGVAYVRRAANGNKALFASRINANRSTVVLFPVTPYLLEFLDLKKKKQNEKKLRFVYMSKQAWYYHYTAITNSTGEFTFPNLKPGKYYLETTVGVNYSGTYDKYAGHADDGYGGINYYQQQSYNTNRYYLTFAFVNIDNDGQVVGVELH; encoded by the coding sequence ATGAAAACAATCCCTTTAATGCTGGCGTTTACTCTTTTTACATTTATTGCGAGAGGCCAATATGTACAACCCGAAAGAAATGACACTACTTATATATACCCGCAAACAAAGTTTGACTCAGTGGTAGCTATTAATGCCTTGGGGCGCGGCGCTTCTACTATAAAAGGTGTTGCTTATGTACGTAGGGCTGCAAACGGAAATAAGGCTTTGTTTGCATCACGAATAAATGCTAATCGCTCCACAGTAGTGCTGTTTCCGGTAACACCGTATTTGTTGGAATTTCTTGATTTAAAAAAGAAAAAGCAAAATGAAAAAAAGCTTAGGTTTGTTTACATGAGTAAGCAAGCATGGTATTATCATTATACAGCTATTACAAATTCAACAGGAGAATTTACCTTTCCAAACCTAAAGCCGGGAAAATACTACCTTGAAACTACTGTTGGAGTTAATTATTCGGGTACTTACGATAAATATGCTGGGCATGCAGATGATGGTTATGGAGGTATCAATTACTATCAGCAACAATCTTATAACACTAATCGCTATTACCTAACTTTTGCATTTGTTAATATAGACAATGATGGCCAAGTGGTTGGAGTTGAATTACATTAA